A genome region from Aphis gossypii isolate Hap1 unplaced genomic scaffold, ASM2018417v2 Contig00517, whole genome shotgun sequence includes the following:
- the LOC126554480 gene encoding uncharacterized protein LOC126554480, whose product MVHLKKILSEQLGIGIGTIYQTILEYKRSKTISSPNRTKKFKNVKDKVDDFDKYAIRRKIHKFWSDREFPTLDKILQVINEDKDLPNFSRTSLYRLLKSMDFEYVKQGRNSALIEKTEIVDWWRRYLRAIRRYREEGRPIYYLDETWVNAGDVPHKVWCDKSIKSASDATSKGLTTGAVKPSGKGKRLIVCHIGSEDGFVPDSLLCFESKKNTQDYHDEMNGECFREWLESVLPRLKDNAVIVMDNAPYH is encoded by the coding sequence ATGgttcatctaaaaaaaatattatcagaacAACTAGGAATTGGAATTGGAACTATTTATCAAACGATCTTGGAGTACAAACGGtctaaaacaatttcatcACCGAATAGAaccaaaaagtttaaaaatgtgaagGATAAGGTAgatgattttgataaatatgcaATAAGACGGAAGATACATAAATTTTGGTCTGATCGCGAGTTCCCAACATTAGACAAAATTCTTCAAGTAATCAACGAAGATAAGGACTTACCCAATTTCTCTCGTACCTCActgtatagattattaaaatctatggACTTTGAGTACGTGAAGCAAGGTCGTAATAGCGCTTTAATAGAGAAGACTGAAATTGTTGATTGGTGGAGGCGATATTTAAGGGCGATACGGCGATACCGAGAAGAGGGTCGACCAATATATTATCTGGACGAAACTTGGGTCAATGCTGGTGACGTTCCACACAAGGTTTGGTGCGATAAATCGATAAAATCAGCAAGTGATGCAACTTCAAAGGGCCTTACAACCGGTGCAGTAAAACCAAGTGGAAAAGGGAAGCGTCTTATTGTTTGCCATATAGGATCTGAAGATGGATTCGTCCCTGACAGTTTGTTATGCTTTGAGtctaaaaaaaacactcaAGACTATCACGATGAAATGAATGGTGAATGTTTCCGTGAATGGTTGGAAAGTGTTTTGCCTAGACTCAAAGATAACGCTGTTATTGTTATGGATAACGCCCCTTATCACTAA
- the LOC126554473 gene encoding uncharacterized protein LOC126554473, producing MSNSIFLLSLVEEKLLVAPTNRVKNSILPAEKLAVTLRYLATGESLRSLAFAFRISHNYLSTVIKSTLAELKNKLVPIFLPDPKNIDFKQKSAEFSYKWNFPNCISAIDGKHVRIRSPSNSGTLFHNYKDFYSIVLLAMVDANYKFIVVDIGSFGKEGDSGIFLKSDMGQNILNGKFGFPEQCKLPGSDKIAPHVIVGDEAFRLHTHILKPYTRKFARENPSEAVFNYRLSCARRVTENAFGLLSQIFRIFYQPINLETTTIDDLIWVTCCLRNMLREGYLEKNKQPFFDYDTEQPPPTDNLMPLSHCGGFSNLAGFEVRNLFKEIF from the exons atgagcaattcaatttttttattatctttggtggaagaaaaattattggtaGCACCTACTAATagagttaaaaattcaatattaccgGCAGAAAAATTAGCAGTAACATtgag atatctCGCCACTGGTGAGTCACTAAGATCATTAGCGTTTGCTTTTCGTATCAGTCACAACTATTTAAGCACAGTAATAAAAAGCACACTAGctgaattgaaaaataaattggtacctatttttttgccagatccaaaaaatatagattttaaacaaaaatcagcTGAATTCTCGTACAAGTGGAATTTCCCAAATTGCATTTCAGCAATTGATGGAAAACATGTCCGTATACGAAGTCCCAGTAATTCTGGaactttatttcataattataaagatttttattcGATTGTACTTCTGGCAATGGTGGACgcgaattataaatttattgttgttgatATTGGTTCCTTCGGAAAAGAAGGCGATAGtggtatttttttgaagtcaGATATGGGacagaacattttaaatgggAAATTTGGATTTCCAGAACAATGTAAACTTCCGGGATCAGATAAGATAGCACCCCATGTAATTGTAGGTGACGAAGCTTTTCgcttacacacacatattttgAAACCCTACACGAGAAAATTTGCAAGAGAAAATCCTTCTGAAGCTGTGTTTAATTACAGACTAAGTTGTGCTCGAAGAGTTACCGAAAATGCTTTCGGATTGTTAAGccaaatttttagaattttttatcaGCCAATCAACTTGGAAACGACCACAATCGACGATCTAATTTGGGTAACCTGCTGTCTACGCAATATGTTACGCGAAGGGTATttagagaaaaataaacaaccatTCTTCGATTATGATACCGAACAACCACCACCAACTGACAATTTGATGCCACTTTCTCATTGTGGAGGATTTTCAAACCTTGCAGGATTTGAAGTTAGAAATTTGTTcaaagaaattttttaa
- the LOC126554477 gene encoding uncharacterized protein LOC126554477, which yields MSLNKNTVSRSTKRRRFLEDLEMVDYLYENDKNVEYELQPSKSYNSNLANENTNLSISNSNNPFTNINLPCNPILGDRLSIDSINLADNEFENMLFSSDSDSDSDIDINNHLKMGGTFDVFEGNDCILKPLAKWAVTNNITLASFSSLLKVLKSHKCFKDIPVDARTVLKTNKTKQVNDIQIVAPSLYYYFGIANGLNSFGDMLVNFNDVIKTVIGIDGLPLTKSSSSTFWPILGYARDPITPYSQHIFIIGLY from the coding sequence ATGTCactcaataaaaatactgttagTAGGTCTACTAAACGTAGAAGGTTTTTGGAAGATTTAGAAATGGTAGattatttgtatgaaaatgataaaaacgtAGAATATGAATTACAACCAAGTAAATCATACAATTCTAATTTAGcaaatgaaaatacaaatttatcaatttcaaATTCCAACAATCCATTTACTAACATAAATTTGCCATGTAACCCAATCTTAGGTGATAGGCTTTCAATTGATTCTATAAATTTAGCAGataatgaatttgaaaatatgttattttcttCAGATTCAGATTCAGATTCTGATATTGACATTAATAACCATCTTAAAATGGGTGGTACATTTGATGTATTTGAGGGCAATGATTGTATTTTGAAACCATTAGCAAAATGGGCAGTGACTAACAATATTACTCTTGcttctttttcttctttacTGAAAGTATTAAAAAGTCACAAATGTTTTAAAGATATCCCAGTTGATGCTAGAACtgtattaaaaactaacaaaacTAAGCAAGTTAATGATATTCAAATTGTGGCACCgagtttgtattattattttgggatCGCTAATGGCTTAAATTCTTTTGGTGATATGctagtaaattttaatgatgtaaTCAAAACTGTAATAGGAATTGATGGATTACCCCTTACAAAAAGTTCCTCAAGTACATTTTGGCCAATTTTAGGATATGCTCGAGACCCTATTACTCCCTATAgtcaacatatatttattatagggtTGTACTAG
- the LOC126554479 gene encoding uncharacterized protein LOC126554479: MVIRELIPIVNRLKPMHNKYVIDEMVKTHNKDVLRLPPYHCELNPIELAWSSVKNYVRKNNTTFKLQDVKRLLIEGVQRVDSEMWKNFIKHVVDDEDKLWNMDFIVDEFTAEQEPCVLNLVPDDSDSESNSDSESDLDSDNDVRPLSDE; the protein is encoded by the coding sequence ATGGTTATTCGAGAACTAATTCCGATTGTCAATAGACTGAAGCCAATGCACAACAAATACGTGATAGATGAAATGGTCAAGACACATAATAAAGATGTACTTCGTTTACCACCATATCATTGCGAGCTCAATCCGATTGAGCTCGCATGGTCCagtgtaaaaaattatgtgaGAAAGAATAATACCACTTTCAAGCTGCAAGATGTCAAACGATTATTAATTGAAGGCGTTCAAAGGGTAGATTCTGAGATgtggaaaaattttattaaacatgtaGTTGACGACGAAGACAAATTGTGGAACATGGACTTCATTGTTGATGAGTTTACGGCTGAACAAGAACCGTGTGTTTTGAATCTGGTCCCCGATGACTCGGACTCAGAATCGAACTCGGACTCAGAATCAGACTTGGACTCAGATAACGACGTCAGACCTCTTTCAGACGAGTAA